The DNA window TCCGGCGTCGTTCGTCAGCTCGGGGAAGGCGTTGGACAAACCGCCCGCGCCCACGTCGTGGATGGCCAGGATGGGGTTGGCCTCGCCCTGCGCCCAGCAGTGGTTGATGACCTCCTGCGCACGGCGCTCGATCTCGGGGTTGCCGCGTTGCACAGAGTCGAAGTCCAGCTCGGCCGCGTTCTGCCCCGTGGCCATGGAGCTGGCCGCGCTGCCGCCCATGCCGATGCGCATGCCCGGGCCGCCCAACTGCACCAGCAGCGAACCGGCGGGGAATTCGATCTTTTGCGTGAGCCGGGCGTCGATGCTGCCCAGGCCACCCGCAATCATGATGGGCTTGTGGTAGCCACGTGCCACACCGGCCACGGTCTGCTCGTATTCGCGAAAGTACCCCGCCAGGTTGGGGCGGCCGAACTCGTTGTTGAACGCGGCGCCGCCCAGCGGCCCCTCGGTCATGATCTGCAGCGGGCTGGCGATGTGCGACGGCTTGCCGCCTTCCTGGTCCGACGCGCCGCCCCACAGCTTGGAGACGGTGAAGCCCGTGAGGCCCGCCTTGGGCTCGGAGCCGCGCCCGGTGGCGCCCTCGTCGCGGATCTCGCCGCCCGCGCCGGTGGAGGCGCCCGGGAAGGGCGAGATGGCCGTGGGGTGGTTGTGCGTCTCCACCTTCATCAGCACATGCTGGAGAACGCTCTCTTTTCCATAGCTGCTCGCGCTTGTTTCTTGGGCGCTAGAGGCCATTTTTGCCACAAAACGCTCGACCTGGTGGCCTTCCATCACCGAGGCGTTGTCGGAATAGGCTACCACGGTGTGCTGCGGGCTGGTCTGGTGCGTGTGGTGGATCATGCCGAACAGGCTCTTGTCCTGCGCCACGCCGTCGATGGTGAACTGCGCGTTGAAGATCTTGTGGCGGCAGTGCTCGCTGTTGGCCTGCGCAAACATCATCAACTCCACATCGGTAGGGTTGCGCGCCAGGCCCGTAAAAGCGGTGACGAGGTAGTCGATTTCATCGTCGGCCAGCGCCAGGCCCCACTGGGTGTTGGCGGCCTCCAAGGCGGCACGGCCGCCGGTCAGCACGTTCACATGCTCCATGGGCTGGGGCGGCAGTTCGGTGAACAGGGCCTGCACATCGGCCAGGTCAAACAGCACGGACTCGGTCATGCGGTCGTGCAGCAGCGCGGCCACCTGGGCCTGCTGCTCGGCGCTCAGCGTGGGCTTGCCCAGCAGGCCTGACTGCATCTGGATGCGGAATTCAGTGGCGCGCTCGATGCGGCGCAGCGCCAGGCCACAGTTGCGCGCGATGTCGGTGGCCTTGGAGGCCCAGGGCGACACCGTGCCCAGGCGCGGCGTGACGATGATGGCCACACCATCGATCGGGCCCTGGTACGGGTCGCCGTAGGTCAGCAGCGCGGCCAGGCGCTGCTGTTGCTCGTGCGTCGGGGGTGCATCGGTGGCCACCAGGTGCACAAAGCGGGCCGCAATGCCGGCAATCTTTGGGTGGATGGCTTGGAGTGCGGGCTGGAGTTGCTGCGCGCGAAAGGGGCTGAGGGCGTTGCCGCCCGCAATCGTGGTCAGGTGCAAGGTCACGTTGGCGGCCTGGGTGAGTAGTGAGGGAGGAACGTGCCGGGCGGTGGCCCCGAGGAGGCCTTGGCCCGCACGACCGAAGCCCGCCATTTTACCGGGCACCGGCATCACCAGGCCCTTGCCCTGCACGAACCGAAGGGCGATGGGATAATTCCGCCCCATGAGCATCACTATCAAAGACGCTGCGGACATTGAAGGCATGCGCGTCGCATGCCGCCTTGCTTCGGAAGTACTGGACTACATCGCCCCCCATATCCGGCCGGGCATCACCACGGCAGAAATCGACCGCCTCGGCGCCGAATGCATGGCCCAGCAGGGCACCATTTCAGCCACCGTCGGCTACCAGCCGCCGGGCTACCCGGCCTACCCTGCCTCGCTGTGCACCTCGGTCAACCATGTGGTGTGCCACGGCATCCCGAACGACAAGCCGCTCAAAAAAGGCGACATCGTGAACGTGGACGTCACCGTCATCACCAAAGATGGCTGGTATGGCGACAACAGCCGCATGTACCTGATTGGCGAGTGCTCGATTGCCGCCAAACGGCTGTCGGCCATCACGTTTGAGGCGATGTGGCACGGCATTTTGCAGGTTAAGCCCAGCGCGCACCTGGGCGACATCGGCCACGCCATTCAGAAGTTTGCCGAAGGACATGGCTTTACCGTGGTGCGCGAATTTTGCGGCCACGGCATTGGCAAGGTGTTCCATGAAGAGCCCCAGGTGCTGCACTATGGCCGCCCCGGCACGCTGGAAGAACTCAAGCCCGGCATGGTGTTCACCATCGAACCCATGATCAACGCCGGACGGCGCGAGATCAAGGAGTTTGGCAACGACGGCTGGACCATCGTCACCAAGGACCGCAGCCTCTCGGCACAGTGGGAGCACACCGTGCTGGTCACGCCCACGGGTTACGAGGTGATGACGCTCTCGGCCGGCTCCCCCCCCCTGCCTTCCTTCGTGCAGGCCACGGCCACCTGAAATGATGCCCCCCCTGAGCCGCTTTGCGTCATCCCCAGGGGGACGCCCCCAGTGCGGCGGGGCAGCCCTTGCACGGGGCACTGGACCACGCCAGTGTCAAACTTCGGGGGCTGCATGCAGCGCGGTAGCGCAGTCGGAGCAAAGCACGAGCACGGTTATTGCTTAGCAAAGCCATGACCGAACTCCAAAAACTGCGCGACGCTTACCGGCTCCAAAAAAGCGCCCTCCTGGCCTCGCTGCAGGCCTCGGGCTCGTCCACACGCGGCATTCACGCGCTGCTGCGCAAGTTCTCGCGCCTGGCCGACGGACTGCTGTGCACACTCTGGCAACGCGCCGCCCTGCCCCCTGCGCTGACTTTGGTGGCCGTGGGCGGTTTTGGCCGTGAACAGCTGTTTCCGCACTCCGACGTCGATGTGCTGGTGCTGCTGCCCAATGCGCTTGCAGGCGCAGACACCTTGCGCGGCCAGGTGGAAGAATTCATCCGCAGTTGCTGGGACGCGGGGCTGGAGATTGGCTCCAGCGTGCGCACGGTGCAGGAATGCCTGAGCGAGGCTGCAGGCGACGTCACAGTACAGACATCGCTGCTCGAAGCCCGCCGGGTGTGCGGCGATGCAGACCTGTTCACGCATTTTCAGCACCAGTTTGGTGCACAACTCAATCCCCACGCCTTTCTGGTCGCCAAGACGCTGGAGATGCGCCAGCGCCACACCCGCTACGAAAACACCCCCTACGCACTGGAGCCCAACTGCAAGGAATCCCCCGGCGGCCTGCGTGACCTGCACCTCATCCTGTGGGTGGCACGCGCCGCCGGTCTGGGCCGCAGCTGGGAAGAACTGGCCGACAGCGGCCTGGCCACGCCTTTCGAGGTGCGCCAGATCAAACGCAACGAAGCTGTGCTGTTTTTAGTGCGCGCACGCCTGCACGCACTGGCTGGGCGGCGTGAAGACCGGCTGGTATTCGACCTTCAGACCGCAGTGGCCGAATCGCTGGGCTACCGCTCACAGGCGCCGGACGGCTCCCACCTGCCCATGCGCGCCAGCGAAGCCCTGATGCGCCGCTACTACTGGGCCGCCAAGGCCGTATCGCAGCTGTGCCAGATTTTGCTGCTCAACATCGAAGAGCGCCTGGACCCGCCCACACAGCAACCCCGGCCCATCAACGACCGGTTTTTCGACAAAGGCGGCATGATCGACGTGGTCAGCGACGACCTGTACCAGCGTGACCCGCACGCCATCCTCGAAACCTTTTTGCTCTACCAAAGCTCGACCGGGCTGCAAAACCTGTCGGCGCGCACGCTGCGCGCGCTCTACAACGCCCGTGGCGTGATGGACAGCGCTTTCCGGCGCGACCCGGTCAACCGCGCCGCCTTTCTGCGCATCCTGCAGCAGCCCGCAGGCATCACCCATGCCCTGCGGCTGATGAACCAAACCTCGGTGCTCGGACGCTACCTGTGGCCGTTTCGCCGCATCGTCGGGCAGATGCAGCACGACCTGTTCCACGTCTATACCGTGGACCAGCACATCCTGATGGTGCTGCGCAACGTGCGGCGCTTCTTCATTGCTGAGCACGCGCACGAATACCCTTTCTGCTCGCAACTGGCCGGTGGCTGGGACAAGCCCTGGGTGCTGTTTGTGGCCGCGCTGTTCCACGACATCGGCAAGGGGCGCGGCGGCGACCATTCGCAGATTGGCGCCATCGAGGCGCGGCGGTTTTGCCGCCAGCATGGCGTGGCGCGGGACGACACGCAGCTCATCGAATTCCTGGTGCGCGAGCACCTGACCATGAGCAACGTGGCGCAAAAGCAAGACCTCTCTGACCCCGACGTCATCACCGCGTTTGCCCAGCGCGTGGGCAACGAGCGCAACCTTACAGCGCTGTACCTGCTCACCGTGGCCGACATCCGGGGCACCAGCCCCAAGGTGTGGAACGCCTGGAAAGGCAAGCTGCTCGAAGACCTGTACCGCGCCACGCTGCGCGTGCTGGGTGGGCGCGCCCCCGATGCCGCCGCCTTGATCGAAGCCCGCAAACGCGAAGCCCTGGTGCTGCTGGCCCTGAGCGCCCTGCCGTTTGAGGCCCACAAAAAGCTCTGGGAAACGCTGGACGTGGGCTACTTCATGCGCCACGAGGCCGCCGACATTGCCTGGCACACGCGCCACCTCTCGCGCCACGTAGGCACGCAGCAGCCCGTGGTGCGCGCGCGCCAGTCGCTGGCGGGTGAAGGCCTGCAGGTGCTGGTGTACGCCGCCGACCAGAGCGACCTGTTCGCGCGCATTTGCGGGTATTTCGACCGGGCGGGATTCTCGATTCTGGATGCCCGCGTGCACACCGCCAGCAATGGCTACGCACTCGACACCTTCCAGGTGGTCAGCGCAGAGCTGCAGGGACACTACCGCGAACTCACCCACATGGTCGAGAACGACCTGGCGCAGGCCATCGTACAAGGTGGCCCGCTGCCCGAACCCGCACGCAGGCGGGTTTCGCGCCGGGTAAAAAGCTTTCCAGTCACACCCCGTGTCACCCTGCGACCCGACGAAAAAGCGCAGCGCTGGCTACTGGGCATCTCCGCCAGCGACCGCGCCGGTCTGCTCTACCTGGTGGCGCGGGTGCTGGCCCGCCACGGGCTGAGCGTGCAACTGGCCAAGGTCAGCACGCTGGGCGAGCGCGTGGAAGACACCTTTCTGGTGCAGGGCAGCGAGTTGCAAAACAATTTTCGGCAGATCGAGATCGAGACGGAGCTGCTGCACGCGCTGTCGGAGTGATTCTTTTGGGCTGCGCGGGGCCCGCCTCACCCATCGGGCACTTGACCAAAGAAGACAATGACCAGGGCCCGATCCCCAGCGACTGGAGCGAAGCCCAGCGCAGGCCACAAGACCTGGACGCCACCCACTACCCAAGAAGCACGGCCAGGGATACCACGGCTACAAGCTGAGCATCAGCGTGGACATGCGGCATAAGTTCATCCGCAAAATCACCACTGGCACCGCAAGCGAGCAAGACAGCACGCACTTTGACGATGTGCTCGTCGAGCACAGCACCAGCGGCGATGTGTCTGCCGACCGGGGCTATCGAGCGACCTACCACCCTGCCTTTGCGCGTGTTCAACTTCGGGGTTGCCGGTGCGAACGAAGGCAAAAATCAGGGCTGCTACGACTGAACACATGACGATGCTAGAGCCCACCGAGCGGGTGGAGAAGTACTTTGGCGACCCCAAAATGGCTTACGCCGCTTCATGAATAAACCGGGCCGGATCAACAGATGTTAAAGCCACGTTCCATAGAGAAAAAGAAAAAGGCCGGTAGCTTGTGGAAGCTACCGGCCTTGTCTGTGGTGCCCGAGGCCGGAATCGAACCGGCACGCCTTGCGGCGGGGGATTTTGAGTCCCCTGCGTCTACCAATTCCACCACCCGGGCTGAATTTAGGGAGACGCAAATTATGGCACAGTAGGGAGCATGAAATACAAGACGATTGAAGATGCCGTCGGTAACACGCCACTGGTTGCATTGCAGCGCATCGGAGCGCCGGACAACGCAGCGCGTGGCAATGTCATTTTGGGCAAGCTGGAGGGCAACAACCCGGCGGGGTCGGTGAAAGACCGACCGGCGCTGTCGATGATCCGCCGGGCGGAGGAGCGCGGTGACATCAAGCCGGGTGACACGCTGATTGAGGCTACCTCGGGTAACACCGGCATTGCGCTGGCCATGGCAGCGGCCATCAAGGGGTACCGCATGGTGCTGGTGATGCCGGAGGACCTGTCTATCGAGCGTGCGCAAACCATGAAGGCCTACGGTGCCGAGCTGGTGCTCACGCCCCGCAGCGGCGGTATGGAGCATGCGCGCGACTTGGCCGAGGCCATGCAAAAGCGCGGCGAGGGCAAAGTGCTGGACCAGTTTGCCAATGCAGACAACCCGCGCATCCACTTCGAGACCACGGGCCCTGAAATTTGGGAGCAGACGGGTGGGCGTATCACGCACTTCATCAGCGCGATGGGTACCACGGGCACTATTACCGGTGTGTCGCGCTACCTTAAGCAACAGAACCCGAATGTGCTGATCATTGGCGCGCAGCCGCAGGAGGGCTCGCGCATTCCAGGTATCCGCAAATGGCCCGAGGCCTATATGCCGGCCATCTACGATGCACGGGCGATAGACGAGTTGATGCTGGTGTCCCAGGATGATGCCGAGGACATGTGCCGCAGGCTGGCGCGCGAGGAAGGCATTTTTGCGGGCATCTCGGCCGCTGGCGCCTGCTGGGTGGCGCAGCAGATTGCGCTGCGCGAGCACGACGCGCATATCGTTTTTGTGGTGTGTGACCGGGGTGACCGCTACCTTTCCACGGGCGTTTTCCCCGCCTGAGAATTTTAATAAAAACACCTTCTGGCGCCCTATTTATAAGCGCTATAAGCTATAAAATAAATAGCAATGCAATACGAAACCCGTTTTTGCCCCCACTGTGCAACTCCGCTGGAGATGATCTCCCGCGAGGAAGACAGTGGCCTGGTGACGCGACTGCGCTGCCCGGCCTGCGAGTGGACACACTGGAACAACCCCACACCGGTTCTGGCGGCTGTGGTCGAGCTCAATGGCCAGGTGCTGCTGGCGCGCAATGCGGCCTGGCCGGGCAAAATGTTTGCACTGATTACGGGGTTTATGGAAGCAGGCGAATCGCCGCAAAAGGGCGTGGCGCGCGAGGTGAAGGAGGAAACCAACCTCGATGTGCGTTCCATTCAGATGATTGGCGCCTATGAGTTTATGCGCATGAATCAGGTCATCATTGCCTACCATGTGGTGGCAGAAGGCGAGGTCAAACTCTCGCCCGAACTGGTCGATTACCGCCTCTACGACCTGCCTGATCTGCGTTGTTGGCCCGCCGGCACGGGCTACGCACTGGCCGACTGGCTGCGCACGCGCGGGCACGAGCCTGTATTTTTTACCGCTGAAGAAAACGCTGAACGCCGCCGTGGGCTGGACCAGCCGCCAAAGGACTGAAAAACATGGACATCCACAAGGAAATCGACACGCGCGGGCTGAACTGCCCGCTTCCTATCCTCAAGGCCAAGAAGGCCTTGGCCGACATGGACAGCGGCGAACTGCTGAAGGTGCTGGCCACCGACGTCGGCTCGCTGCGTGACTTTCAGGCCTTTGCCAAACAGACTGGCAATGAGTTGGTGGAGCAGCAGACGGTGGGCGAGGAATACATCCACATCCTGCGGCGGAGGTAGTCGTCTTATAGGGCGCCACCCATGCACCCTCAAGCCCCAGAAGCCACAACCTGTGCACAAAGCGCGTTCAAGAGCTACGAGCCAGGCGCTATGCACATGGACGTGAAATACCTGCCCCAGACGCAGGACCAATCGCAACGGCGCTACCTGTTCGTGGCCATGGACCGGGCCACGCGGTGGGTGTTCGTACAACTCAAGACCAACAAGACAGTCGCCAGTGCGCAGGCCTTCCTCAAGGTATTGCACAAGGCCTGCCCGCCCAGGATCACCAAGCTGCTGACCGACAACGGCAAGGAGTTCACCGACCGCCTGTTTGCCAGCCCAGCGGCAACCATGAGTTCGACCAGTTGTACCAGGAACTGGGCATAGAGCACCGGTTGACCCTGCCCCGAACCCCGAGAACCAACGGCATGGTGGAGCGGTTCAATGGCCACATGGCCGATGTACTCAAGACCCACAGGTTCAACAGCCGTGAGGATATGGAGCGACCTTGCTGCGCTATGTGGCCTTGTACAACCACCAATTGCCGCAGTCAGCACTGGGCAGAAAGACGCCTATGCAGGCCATGAAGAAGTGGTACCAGGAGCATCCACACCTGTTCCACAAGCGGCCTTATGATCGTCCGGGATGCGACATTGCAACAGTACCGGGCCATTGCCACGCGCTACGACAAGACTGCTCGCAACTTTCTGGGGGTCATCCATCTGGCGGCATCCATGGTGTGGTTGACATGACCCTGGCAACCCTGCTACGCCCTCGGAATTGATTGATGACACACCCTACTTCCACGCCCAATCCAACTCATAAATTCAGCGGTTCTGGCGGAAATTCTTCCCCTTGTGGATCACCCATAGGAGACCAGTCACCTTCCATCGCGCGGCGCTTGCGATTCGCGTGGTAGGCCGTCAGCACTTGGTGCGCCACCATGTCCAGGCTGGGGCGGGTGTTGCCTTGCTTGTCGGTCCAGATGCGGGGAGTGAGGGTCCCGGCAAGGGACACACTGTCACCATCGGCCAGAGCACCCAATGCGGCGCAGGACGCGGCATCGAAGGCGATGACATTGACGAACAGGTTTTCGCCATCGTTACTGGTGGCGCGCACGCGGGCTACCGTGAAGGTCTTTCCAGCCTTGTCTGTACGCTCGGCGGCCTGTCCGTACAGTCGGCCTGCAATCAATCCGTCAATCATGTTGGTTCCTTACCCGGCTGGGCGCTGTAGTTGTTGGCGCATGCTGCAGTGCCTGCACATGGACGCCTTGCACCTTCCAGGTAGCTATGGTGTCTTTTCAAGTAAAGGGCGCACTGCACGCAGCACAGGCGCCACACCATAGCAGTCACACGGCCAGGCTCCCGTCGGCCCCACACCGTACCGGTGAAAAGCCTGGCCATTTTTTCCAGTGGCGACAGTGTGTTCCTTCCGCTGCATTGCACCAGCCATAGAGGCGGCGCCTCTCACATGTTGCGCGGTATCAATACTGATCCGTCCAACCCAGGCTCGCCATACCCCTCACTCGCCTTTTGACACTGCGGGCAGCGACATTAACTCCATATTGAGTGGCATACCAGACTGGTCTCTTATAGACGTCATTATCCGAAAGGCTGATGCCTGAACGCGATCTGGAAGACGGACAAAATTATTTTCTTGCACCAGTGTATCCCCATTAAAAAATGACCAAAGAATAAACTGAAGCGCTGCTGCGGTTTGCTCTGCATTCTTTGCCATTCTGGGGAAAACAACAAAAGTACCCATAGTGATTGGCCATGCATCTTTACCTGGTTTGCTGGTCAAGGTGTTGTTAAATTTCCCTTTCGCAGACCACTCGCTATTTTTCAGGGCAGATTTAAATGAACTCAACGAAGGTTTTATATAAAAACCATCTGAGTTTTTCATTTGAATAGCTGTGAGCCCATATTCTGCAACATATCCATAGTCGACATAGCCAATCGCACCCACGGTGTCTCGTACTGCCTTTGATACGCCATCACTGCCCTTGAACGAACCAAATCCATCCGGCCATTGGATGGTAGTTTTGACGCCATAAGTAGATTTCCATTTTTGACTGGTCTTTGCAAGATAATCAGCAAAATTGTAAGTTGTCCCGGAACCATCAGCCCGCACGACAACCTTGATGGCCAGGTCTGGAAGCACGATATCTGGATTCAACTCAGCGATCTCAGAGGCATTCCAATGGCTGATCTCTCCCATGAAGATGCGACTCAGAACTTCGCCTGTCAGCCGAAGTTGACCATTCT is part of the Simplicispira sp. 125 genome and encodes:
- a CDS encoding [protein-PII] uridylyltransferase; protein product: MTELQKLRDAYRLQKSALLASLQASGSSTRGIHALLRKFSRLADGLLCTLWQRAALPPALTLVAVGGFGREQLFPHSDVDVLVLLPNALAGADTLRGQVEEFIRSCWDAGLEIGSSVRTVQECLSEAAGDVTVQTSLLEARRVCGDADLFTHFQHQFGAQLNPHAFLVAKTLEMRQRHTRYENTPYALEPNCKESPGGLRDLHLILWVARAAGLGRSWEELADSGLATPFEVRQIKRNEAVLFLVRARLHALAGRREDRLVFDLQTAVAESLGYRSQAPDGSHLPMRASEALMRRYYWAAKAVSQLCQILLLNIEERLDPPTQQPRPINDRFFDKGGMIDVVSDDLYQRDPHAILETFLLYQSSTGLQNLSARTLRALYNARGVMDSAFRRDPVNRAAFLRILQQPAGITHALRLMNQTSVLGRYLWPFRRIVGQMQHDLFHVYTVDQHILMVLRNVRRFFIAEHAHEYPFCSQLAGGWDKPWVLFVAALFHDIGKGRGGDHSQIGAIEARRFCRQHGVARDDTQLIEFLVREHLTMSNVAQKQDLSDPDVITAFAQRVGNERNLTALYLLTVADIRGTSPKVWNAWKGKLLEDLYRATLRVLGGRAPDAAALIEARKREALVLLALSALPFEAHKKLWETLDVGYFMRHEAADIAWHTRHLSRHVGTQQPVVRARQSLAGEGLQVLVYAADQSDLFARICGYFDRAGFSILDARVHTASNGYALDTFQVVSAELQGHYRELTHMVENDLAQAIVQGGPLPEPARRRVSRRVKSFPVTPRVTLRPDEKAQRWLLGISASDRAGLLYLVARVLARHGLSVQLAKVSTLGERVEDTFLVQGSELQNNFRQIEIETELLHALSE
- a CDS encoding sulfurtransferase TusA family protein, with protein sequence MDIHKEIDTRGLNCPLPILKAKKALADMDSGELLKVLATDVGSLRDFQAFAKQTGNELVEQQTVGEEYIHILRRR
- the cysM gene encoding cysteine synthase CysM produces the protein MKYKTIEDAVGNTPLVALQRIGAPDNAARGNVILGKLEGNNPAGSVKDRPALSMIRRAEERGDIKPGDTLIEATSGNTGIALAMAAAIKGYRMVLVMPEDLSIERAQTMKAYGAELVLTPRSGGMEHARDLAEAMQKRGEGKVLDQFANADNPRIHFETTGPEIWEQTGGRITHFISAMGTTGTITGVSRYLKQQNPNVLIIGAQPQEGSRIPGIRKWPEAYMPAIYDARAIDELMLVSQDDAEDMCRRLAREEGIFAGISAAGACWVAQQIALREHDAHIVFVVCDRGDRYLSTGVFPA
- the pstS gene encoding phosphate ABC transporter substrate-binding protein PstS, coding for MKNKDAIVFLRWVALCSVVVFAFQMASANAATATGAGSSAAAPIYRTWAKSYLRATGSIVEYDSIGSSAGMKKIQQNAVGFGATDVYPREEDLINGDLVVFPIAITGISPIINLPRIQNGQLRLTGEVLSRIFMGEISHWNASEIAELNPDIVLPDLAIKVVVRADGSGTTYNFADYLAKTSQKWKSTYGVKTTIQWPDGFGSFKGSDGVSKAVRDTVGAIGYVDYGYVAEYGLTAIQMKNSDGFYIKPSLSSFKSALKNSEWSAKGKFNNTLTSKPGKDAWPITMGTFVVFPRMAKNAEQTAAALQFILWSFFNGDTLVQENNFVRLPDRVQASAFRIMTSIRDQSGMPLNMELMSLPAVSKGE
- a CDS encoding single-stranded DNA-binding protein, translated to MIDGLIAGRLYGQAAERTDKAGKTFTVARVRATSNDGENLFVNVIAFDAASCAALGALADGDSVSLAGTLTPRIWTDKQGNTRPSLDMVAHQVLTAYHANRKRRAMEGDWSPMGDPQGEEFPPEPLNL
- a CDS encoding NUDIX domain-containing protein; the encoded protein is MQYETRFCPHCATPLEMISREEDSGLVTRLRCPACEWTHWNNPTPVLAAVVELNGQVLLARNAAWPGKMFALITGFMEAGESPQKGVAREVKEETNLDVRSIQMIGAYEFMRMNQVIIAYHVVAEGEVKLSPELVDYRLYDLPDLRCWPAGTGYALADWLRTRGHEPVFFTAEENAERRRGLDQPPKD
- the map gene encoding type I methionyl aminopeptidase; this translates as MSITIKDAADIEGMRVACRLASEVLDYIAPHIRPGITTAEIDRLGAECMAQQGTISATVGYQPPGYPAYPASLCTSVNHVVCHGIPNDKPLKKGDIVNVDVTVITKDGWYGDNSRMYLIGECSIAAKRLSAITFEAMWHGILQVKPSAHLGDIGHAIQKFAEGHGFTVVREFCGHGIGKVFHEEPQVLHYGRPGTLEELKPGMVFTIEPMINAGRREIKEFGNDGWTIVTKDRSLSAQWEHTVLVTPTGYEVMTLSAGSPPLPSFVQATAT